tttttgacaaagaagaaaaaacgaGCTAGCGAATTAGCGTAAAATAAATTACAGGCAGGTGTGTTGATGCGTTGTGCTCGTGCACTGGATAGCGCTTATGCTCTCTTAAAAGACTGCTAAAAAAACCATTGTAAGTCTGAAATACCCATAAATATAAATAGCTTAAGCTAGGTCTTGAAACGATGAGCTTTTTCATTATGAAGATTTCATAAGAAAATATGATGTTTACTACAAAATCCCGACAACTATAAATCAACGCAAAATTTGCCGGTGGTGCGCATTTTCTGCTCTTTAATACTGCAGCTTTATTCCACTTTGTTTCTACAATTTAACAGCTAACACTAAGTCAGACTTTTTTTCCAAGATAGAAGAAATATAAAAGATTCCACTGATGAATGACTAAAAGTTATATTCGCAAGCATGAAACGGAGCTGACGAGAAGCTCCTGAAGGCATCAAGCATGAAACGGAGCTGACGAGAAGCTCGTGAAGGCATCATCAGCGTCGGTGGGAACAATGCTAAGGCGGAACTGAAGTATTATTGCAAGTGCACCGAAGGGACAGTTATTGCAGTTACAACGACAGACGACTGGATGAAAAATCCATGTTATGaacatttgggaacattttttaaatcgAATGCATTAGTTTAAATGCGAAATGTGTGCTTGGTAGAGACCAATTGTAATCATGGATAAAATGGTTGTAGCAGTGGAATCTGAGGAGATTGACTGGGGAGGAAGTGGAACGGAAGAAGGGAAGATTATGAAGGAGACCAAAACTTTATCAAAGAATGTCCACACAGGTCTTCCTAATCCACTTGCAGATCCTGTGAAATGTTCTCTGATGAAAGGAGACTATCTCTACTTCCATTATGGCTGTGATGGACAAGATGACAGAGGCTGGGGATGTGGCTACCGCACTATTCAGACAATGGCTTCCTGGCTTTGCTATAACTGGTTTCCACTTAAGGACAAACACAGGCCTCCACCAAGCCTCCCAGAAATCCAGCAAGCCTTGGTCACCATGGGGGACAAACCAGACTCCTTCTCATGCTCCAGGGAGTGGATAGGAACATTTGAAGCCTCCCTGGTCCTTGACTATTTCTATGACGTTCCTTGTAAATTGGTACATGTTAGAGGCGGAGGGGCAGAGCTGGAGCATGATGCAGTGGAAGAGCTCCATCAGCACTTTGAGAAGCATGGATCTCCGGTCATGATGGGAGGGGACAGGGACAATTCTTCTAAGGGGATATTAGGGGTGTGCACTGGGGACAAGGGGAGCTACTTGCTAGTCCTTGACCCTCACTACTACGGATGTCAGCTGGAGaagacagagctgcagaggcGGGGATGGGTGGCGTGGAAGAGAGTATCATCTCTGGATCAGTCTTCATTTTATAATCTGTGTATGCCTCAGACTGCCAAGTGACAGAGCTTCTGTTTGAGACatacaaattaattattatttgtgaGGATGAACTATAGAAACGTGGGATTTCCTCATCTAGATGCAATGCAAAGTGTTTTATTGAGATAGACTTTGTACTGTATTGTCagcatttatgttttaaaaggaGCTGTCGATGAAATCAATAATTACAACGTATTTGAAgaacaaactgttaaaacaaCTTGATGATCAGTTTCTTCATTATTGCTCCATTAAAATCCTGTTGAATCTCAAATCTGCTTGGACATACATTTAAGTTTTTCTATCAGTGGTTTCTTTACTGGCTTCAAGTAAATGCCTTATAGCTAAAAGTAAATGctttagtttttattaatttgtattGCTTTAAATTATTTCCATGGTGTGAATATGCAAATTAAGATAATCAGCCCACGATTGTTTTAGTGAGAGCGGTTGTAGCACTATACACTGTCAATTCATCTTAGGCATTGCAAATGTAGAAACAGCTTCCTTTTCCAACAATATTTTTATCAATTAACActtgattttattaaaataaaactaagataagatagaacattagttattttatttggaCTATTATTGGTCTTTTGACATTCAATTAAGACGTTTTTCAttcaaaaatgcaaaagattctatggttccagcttctcaaatatgaaggTTTGcggcttttctttgttttatatgtttgtaaactgaatatctatcattttcaactgttggtttgacaaaacaacaaatctttGTTTTCCAAGACATTGtgatagacatttttcactaggactattttttttacagaccaaatgattcatcatgaaaataattgcagtgtaattgattatgaaaataatcattatatGGACATTTGGACTTAAAGAGACTCCAATCAATTCCCATTTTATTGCTTACAATATATAATAGAATTTGACAACACATCTTAGTTCCATGTATATTGTGAGCTGCAAGAGCCCCAAACCTTTACCCCAAGTACCTTTCTAACACACTTTAAACTTGACTTATACCAGAGATCACGCCCACTTGATCTCAGTTATCTGGCACACAGTCATTATAGAAAATCTGAAAGTTCTTGTCCACATCCATCCTCCCCTTGAGAAATTTCTCCAGGTTCTTGAGAGGTACTTCCACCATGTGGTTGTTGACACGATCGTTCAGCCCATAAGCTCCAAACACAGGGAACTTGTACCGCACAAAGTATGGTGCATTTTGGTCAAACTCGGTGCAGCAGTAGGCTGACCACATGTACTCCGGTACAGCCACCCGGTCCAGGTTGTTGCGACGGATCGTGTGCCCGGATGTGGTGACCCCGGTGACCACAAAGGCTTTGCCACggcagtagttgttgagacgtTTGCGGATGAGGTCCTGGTGTTCCGACCAGGGACCCAAGTTGAACTCCCTGATCTGGGGTACCACATTTGTCAAGCTGTAGGTGGAGGCTTTGTCCAGAGGGTCAGCCTGATGCTCGTCAGGATTTAGCTGGCCACGTTCGTACTGAACCACATCAGCGTAGTCCTCCAGGACTGCCTGGGTGTCCTCAAAGTTCATGTGCATGCTTGAAGATTGGGGGAAGGGCTCCATGTTACTGCTGCTCTTTTCTGAGGCCAGCTATAGAgcgagagaagagaaggagaagcaTAATATTG
This sequence is a window from Siniperca chuatsi isolate FFG_IHB_CAS linkage group LG22, ASM2008510v1, whole genome shotgun sequence. Protein-coding genes within it:
- the ufsp1 gene encoding inactive Ufm1-specific protease 1; protein product: MDKMVVAVESEEIDWGGSGTEEGKIMKETKTLSKNVHTGLPNPLADPVKCSLMKGDYLYFHYGCDGQDDRGWGCGYRTIQTMASWLCYNWFPLKDKHRPPPSLPEIQQALVTMGDKPDSFSCSREWIGTFEASLVLDYFYDVPCKLVHVRGGGAELEHDAVEELHQHFEKHGSPVMMGGDRDNSSKGILGVCTGDKGSYLLVLDPHYYGCQLEKTELQRRGWVAWKRVSSLDQSSFYNLCMPQTAK
- the si:dkey-85k7.10 gene encoding endonuclease domain-containing 1 protein, with protein sequence MGDQLARCTDEARREMLSLIELGQRLYLLDNSGFAVVCYRLETHEQTQRGLKGHKSCKSEGKRASVMIPPSENCALFLAAVVTMLTCVLLQGAQAGVVGDFNHADRCKDSLYMGTPPRGYLSNSFKKICQRYEDKPRYVTLYNPHKHIPIYSAYTFKKSDGEKKVDFPWMFEPQLASEKSSSNMEPFPQSSSMHMNFEDTQAVLEDYADVVQYERGQLNPDEHQADPLDKASTYSLTNVVPQIREFNLGPWSEHQDLIRKRLNNYCRGKAFVVTGVTTSGHTIRRNNLDRVAVPEYMWSAYCCTEFDQNAPYFVRYKFPVFGAYGLNDRVNNHMVEVPLKNLEKFLKGRMDVDKNFQIFYNDCVPDN